One Erythrobacter aureus DNA segment encodes these proteins:
- a CDS encoding peptide chain release factor 3 produces the protein MSDRRTFAIISHPDAGKTTLTEKLLLTGGAIHLAGEVKARGQARRARSDWMKIEQQRGISVTSSVMTFEREGITFNLLDTPGHEDFSEDTYRTLTAVDSAIMVIDAAKGIEPQTRKLFEVCRLRSVPIITFVNKVDREGRPVFELLDEIADMLALDVSPQAYPVGMGGEFEGVLDFATGCVARPEGPSKEFTGTRDCDPAIPERFAEEIELAQIGYPEFDLEAYRNGDLTPVYFGSALKNFGVTELIEAIAKYAPPPRPQPAGDEQIAPDHNEVTGFIFKVQANMDPNHRDRIAFMRQVSGTFKRGMKLTPSGLGKPVAIHSPILFFAQDREVADTAEPGDIIGIPNHGTLRVGDTLSEKNAIRFTGLPNFAPEILRRVALVDPTKTKQLRKALDDLSEEGVIQVFYPEIGGQWIIGVVGQLQLDVLISRLSAEYKVEARLEASPFATARWIKGDEKAMNEFEKFNLSNLAKDRDGDLVFMAKSPWDVNYQQEKNPDLTFSATKER, from the coding sequence ATGTCAGACCGCCGCACATTCGCGATCATCTCGCACCCCGACGCGGGTAAGACCACGCTGACCGAGAAGCTGCTGTTGACCGGCGGCGCGATCCACTTGGCGGGCGAGGTCAAGGCGCGCGGGCAGGCGCGGCGAGCGCGTTCGGACTGGATGAAGATCGAGCAGCAGCGCGGCATCTCGGTGACATCCAGCGTCATGACCTTCGAGCGCGAGGGCATCACCTTCAACCTGCTCGACACGCCGGGGCACGAAGACTTTTCCGAAGACACCTATCGCACGCTGACCGCGGTCGATTCCGCCATTATGGTGATCGACGCGGCCAAGGGTATCGAGCCGCAGACGCGCAAGCTGTTCGAGGTCTGCCGGCTGCGTAGCGTGCCGATCATCACCTTCGTCAATAAGGTCGATCGGGAAGGGCGCCCGGTGTTCGAACTGCTCGACGAGATCGCCGACATGCTCGCGCTCGACGTCAGCCCGCAGGCCTATCCGGTGGGCATGGGCGGCGAGTTTGAGGGCGTGCTGGATTTCGCCACCGGCTGCGTCGCGCGGCCCGAAGGCCCCTCAAAGGAATTTACCGGCACGCGCGACTGCGACCCGGCCATCCCCGAGCGTTTCGCGGAGGAGATCGAGCTGGCGCAGATCGGCTATCCCGAATTCGACCTCGAAGCGTACCGGAATGGCGACCTGACCCCCGTCTACTTCGGATCGGCGCTGAAGAATTTCGGCGTTACCGAGCTGATCGAGGCGATCGCGAAATACGCCCCGCCGCCGCGCCCTCAGCCCGCAGGCGACGAACAGATCGCGCCCGACCATAACGAGGTCACCGGTTTCATCTTCAAGGTGCAGGCCAATATGGACCCCAACCACCGCGACCGCATCGCCTTCATGCGGCAGGTTTCGGGCACCTTCAAACGTGGCATGAAGCTGACGCCCTCGGGCCTCGGCAAGCCGGTCGCGATCCATTCTCCGATCCTGTTCTTCGCGCAGGACCGCGAAGTCGCGGACACTGCCGAGCCGGGCGACATCATCGGCATTCCGAACCATGGCACGCTGCGCGTGGGCGATACGCTGAGCGAAAAGAACGCGATCCGCTTCACCGGCCTGCCCAATTTCGCGCCCGAAATCCTGCGCCGCGTCGCGCTGGTCGATCCGACCAAGACCAAACAGCTTCGAAAGGCGCTCGACGACCTTTCCGAAGAGGGCGTGATCCAGGTCTTCTATCCCGAGATCGGCGGCCAGTGGATTATCGGCGTGGTCGGCCAGCTCCAGCTCGACGTGCTGATCAGCCGCCTGTCCGCCGAATACAAGGTCGAGGCCAGGCTCGAAGCCTCGCCCTTCGCCACCGCGCGATGGATCAAGGGGGACGAGAAGGCAATGAACGAGTTCGAGAAATTCAACCTGTCCAACCTCGCCAAGGATCGCGACGGCGATCTGGTATTCATGGCCAAGAGCCCGTGGGACGTGAACTACCAGCAGGAAAAGAACCCGGACCTCACCTTCTCGGCGACGAAGGAGCGGTAG
- a CDS encoding helix-turn-helix domain-containing protein produces MIDQNCIDVRFFAPPDDLARCFTMVYRLEVSLPEGEVLEDWLQPEWCNLRFFAENPPKAEFPEGPSVSGARFLATGPTSCPTHFLLGRTRMWGVGLLPHGWARFVGAHAADHTNTIVDGEASPHFSRLAPLCEAMCSREHSDEEQFAFLTDFFRKLANPPRDSARIQKVHEVMIDPRLLHVDEFAQRSGMSKRTLERLCARHFGFSPRLLLRRQRLMRSLAAFMLEPRTSWSAVIDGHYHDQSHFVHEFHAFMRCSPSEYAAKPHPVMAAFMADRKRVWGSPAQTLVSP; encoded by the coding sequence TTGATCGATCAGAACTGTATTGATGTGCGGTTTTTCGCACCGCCGGATGATCTGGCGCGATGCTTCACGATGGTTTACCGGCTTGAAGTGAGCCTGCCCGAAGGCGAGGTGCTCGAAGACTGGCTTCAGCCCGAATGGTGCAATCTGCGCTTCTTCGCCGAAAATCCACCGAAGGCCGAATTTCCTGAAGGACCCAGCGTGTCCGGCGCCCGATTTCTGGCAACCGGCCCGACTTCCTGCCCAACACATTTTCTGCTCGGCAGAACGCGCATGTGGGGCGTGGGCCTGCTCCCGCACGGTTGGGCGCGCTTCGTGGGTGCGCACGCCGCCGATCACACCAATACGATTGTCGATGGCGAAGCGAGTCCGCATTTCTCGCGCCTCGCACCGCTGTGCGAGGCAATGTGCTCGCGCGAGCACTCGGACGAGGAGCAATTTGCATTCCTTACGGATTTCTTCCGCAAGCTTGCCAACCCTCCGCGCGACAGTGCGCGGATCCAGAAGGTGCACGAGGTCATGATCGATCCGCGCCTGCTCCATGTCGATGAATTCGCCCAGCGTAGCGGCATGTCCAAGCGAACGCTTGAACGCCTTTGTGCCCGTCATTTCGGATTTTCCCCGCGCCTGCTGCTGAGGCGGCAGCGGCTGATGCGCAGCCTTGCGGCCTTCATGCTTGAACCGCGGACGAGTTGGTCGGCCGTGATCGATGGTCACTATCATGACCAGTCGCATTTCGTGCATGAATTCCACGCTTTCATGCGCTGCTCACCCAGCGAATATGCGGCTAAACCACACCCTGTGATGGCTGCATTCATGGCGGATCGCAAACGGGTTTGGGGGTCACCGGCGCAAACCCTGGTTTCACCATGA
- a CDS encoding helix-turn-helix domain-containing protein — MMTIGGASPAIALRFFLPPGHLRPFVTTLYHLEISGGGEDDAVEDWLHPEWANLRLIPDRTIEAGMGGGPLERVPRAVMAGPTSVTTHFRARKGRSWGIGFLPLGWVRLIGAPANAYADRYADVETDPALERLRKLCACVLDGDGDLVAERDAMVGELDALLADPAVGEGAREARLLRIEEAITDPRFHSVTELAQTLGMSTRTMERFCSRVFGFGPQLLLRRQRFVRSLAKFMLDPSLKWIDTLDTHYHDQAHFVRDFRRFMMMSPSEYASLPHPVLMAAAHARAAIAGEAMQVLHKSSRPLGGE; from the coding sequence ATGATGACGATCGGGGGCGCATCTCCAGCGATTGCCTTGCGATTTTTCCTCCCGCCGGGGCATCTTCGCCCCTTCGTTACGACGCTTTATCATCTCGAAATCTCGGGCGGTGGGGAAGACGATGCGGTGGAGGATTGGTTGCATCCCGAATGGGCCAATCTGCGGCTGATTCCGGATCGCACGATCGAGGCGGGAATGGGAGGCGGACCTCTCGAACGCGTACCCCGGGCGGTCATGGCGGGGCCTACCAGCGTGACCACGCATTTCCGCGCCCGCAAAGGAAGGTCTTGGGGTATTGGCTTTCTGCCGCTCGGCTGGGTTCGGCTGATAGGTGCTCCGGCAAACGCCTATGCCGATCGCTACGCCGATGTAGAAACCGATCCTGCTCTCGAGCGTCTGCGCAAACTGTGCGCCTGCGTCCTCGATGGAGATGGCGATCTCGTCGCCGAGCGCGACGCCATGGTCGGCGAGCTGGATGCGCTGCTGGCCGATCCTGCTGTGGGTGAGGGCGCGCGTGAGGCGAGATTGCTGCGGATCGAAGAGGCGATTACCGATCCGCGGTTCCATAGCGTGACGGAACTCGCTCAGACACTCGGCATGAGCACGCGCACGATGGAGCGGTTTTGCAGCAGGGTGTTCGGTTTTGGCCCGCAACTGTTGCTGCGCCGCCAGCGATTCGTCCGCAGCCTCGCCAAGTTCATGCTCGACCCTTCGCTCAAATGGATCGACACGCTCGACACTCACTATCACGACCAGGCCCATTTCGTTCGCGATTTCAGGCGGTTCATGATGATGTCGCCCAGCGAATATGCCAGCTTGCCGCATCCGGTTCTGATGGCCGCCGCCCATGCTCGTGCGGCCATTGCGGGCGAAGCGATGCAGGTTCTACACAAGTCTTCCCGGCCACTTGGCGGTGAATGA
- a CDS encoding alpha/beta fold hydrolase: MTLHAGPTSQTFISQRLRLHYLDWGNRGKPPLVLVHGGRDHARSWDWVAEQLRDDWHVVAMDHRGHGDSDWVSDGNYSANDMVYDLAQLVHQLGVGPVTIVSHSMGGNVSLRYAGTFPEMVTKIVAIEGLGPSPKRQAEMRAKNYPERLNEWIGKKRAASGRIPRKYESIESAFARMIEENSYLTEEQARHLTIHGVNRNEDGTYSWKFDPHLNVWAVEDIADQFLHQTWAAITAPTLLLYGADSWASNPQGDGRLDHFSNAEVIEFENAGHWLHHDQFDRFMKTIRDFL, from the coding sequence ATGACGCTTCACGCCGGACCGACTTCGCAGACTTTCATTTCGCAGCGGCTGAGGCTGCACTATCTCGACTGGGGCAATCGCGGGAAGCCGCCGCTGGTGCTCGTCCATGGGGGGCGCGACCATGCCCGCAGTTGGGACTGGGTCGCCGAACAATTGCGCGACGATTGGCATGTGGTGGCGATGGATCATCGCGGCCACGGCGATTCGGACTGGGTCAGCGACGGCAATTATTCCGCCAATGACATGGTCTACGATCTTGCCCAGCTGGTCCACCAGCTCGGCGTGGGGCCGGTGACCATTGTCAGCCATTCGATGGGCGGCAATGTCTCGCTGCGTTACGCCGGGACCTTCCCCGAGATGGTCACCAAGATCGTCGCCATCGAAGGCCTCGGCCCCAGTCCCAAACGGCAGGCCGAAATGCGGGCGAAGAATTATCCCGAGCGGCTCAATGAGTGGATCGGCAAGAAGCGCGCCGCCTCGGGTCGGATACCCCGCAAGTATGAGAGCATCGAATCCGCCTTCGCGCGGATGATCGAGGAAAACAGCTATCTCACCGAAGAGCAGGCGCGGCACCTCACCATTCATGGGGTGAATCGCAACGAGGACGGCACGTATAGCTGGAAATTCGATCCCCATCTCAATGTCTGGGCGGTGGAGGATATCGCCGACCAGTTCCTGCACCAGACCTGGGCTGCGATCACCGCACCCACGCTGTTGCTTTATGGCGCGGACAGTTGGGCCTCGAATCCACAAGGCGACGGCCGACTCGACCACTTCTCCAATGCCGAGGTGATCGAATTCGAGAATGCGGGTCACTGGCTGCATCACGACCAGTTCGACCGGTTCATGAAGACGATACGGGATTTCCTCTGA
- the pheS gene encoding phenylalanine--tRNA ligase subunit alpha, giving the protein MTDLEHLKTDALTRIENAPDVAALEALRIEFLGKQGSISGLMKTLGKMTPEERQVQGPLLNGLRTETTDAIAARKAVLEDAELEARLATESLDLTLPAPEAPKGSVHPVSQVMDELAEIFADLGFSIATGPEIEDDWHNFTALNMAETHPARAMHDTFYFPDLDAEGRRMLLRTHTSPVQIRSMVKQGAPIRIIAPGRVYRSDSDATHTPMFHQVEGLVIDKDIHLGHLKWTLETFLKAFFERDDIVLRLRPSYFPFTEPSVEVDVGWQDVQGRRVLGGDGDAPGHGWMELLGSGMVNARVIEFAGLDPDEWQGFAFGVGVDRLAMLKYGMDDLRAFFDGDQRWLDHYGFSPFDQPTLSAGVGASA; this is encoded by the coding sequence ATGACCGACCTCGAACACCTCAAGACCGATGCGCTGACGCGGATCGAAAATGCGCCCGATGTCGCCGCCCTCGAAGCGCTGCGGATCGAATTCCTCGGCAAGCAGGGCTCGATCTCCGGGCTGATGAAAACGCTCGGCAAGATGACTCCGGAAGAGCGGCAGGTACAGGGGCCGCTGCTGAACGGGTTGCGGACCGAAACCACCGACGCCATCGCCGCACGAAAGGCAGTGCTCGAGGACGCCGAACTCGAAGCGCGGCTTGCAACCGAAAGCCTCGACCTGACCCTCCCCGCGCCCGAAGCGCCGAAAGGATCGGTCCACCCGGTCAGCCAAGTGATGGACGAGTTGGCGGAAATCTTCGCCGACCTCGGTTTCTCGATCGCGACCGGTCCCGAAATCGAGGACGACTGGCACAATTTCACCGCGCTCAACATGGCCGAAACGCATCCGGCGCGCGCGATGCACGACACCTTCTATTTCCCCGATCTGGATGCCGAAGGGCGGCGCATGTTGCTGCGCACGCATACCTCGCCAGTGCAAATTCGTTCGATGGTCAAGCAGGGCGCACCGATCCGCATCATCGCGCCGGGCCGCGTCTATCGCAGCGACAGCGATGCGACGCACACGCCCATGTTCCACCAGGTCGAAGGCCTCGTCATCGACAAGGACATCCACCTCGGCCACCTCAAATGGACGCTGGAGACCTTCCTCAAGGCCTTCTTCGAGCGGGACGATATCGTGCTGCGCCTGCGCCCCTCCTACTTCCCCTTCACCGAACCTTCGGTCGAGGTCGATGTCGGCTGGCAGGACGTGCAGGGTCGCCGGGTTCTCGGCGGTGACGGCGATGCGCCGGGCCACGGCTGGATGGAATTGCTCGGCAGCGGCATGGTCAATGCCCGCGTGATCGAGTTCGCCGGGCTCGATCCCGACGAATGGCAGGGCTTCGCCTTCGGCGTGGGCGTCGATCGCCTCGCCATGCTCAAATACGGGATGGATGATCTGCGCGCCTTCTTCGACGGCGACCAGCGCTGGCTCGACCATTACGGCTTCTCGCCTTTCGACCAGCCGACCCTTTCCGCCGGTGTGGGAGCAAGCGCATGA
- a CDS encoding SDR family NAD(P)-dependent oxidoreductase yields the protein MKPVLSPAERTAFVTGATAGIGEATVRTLVASGWRCVVTGRRKERLDALVEELGADKVHAACFDVRDTDAMDAALAALPEAFAGIDLLVNNAGLAQGLSPAHEASLDDWQTMIDTNVTAMVVLTRKLLPTLIERKGAIIAIGSVAGSYIYPGGNVYAGSKAFVNHFTLALRADLHGTGVRVTSIEPGMVETEFTLVRTGSQEASDDLYRGADPMTGQDIADTIRWIAELPPHLNINRLELMPVNQDFAGFRVAREHH from the coding sequence ATGAAACCTGTCCTGAGCCCAGCCGAAAGGACTGCCTTTGTCACCGGAGCCACCGCAGGCATCGGCGAAGCCACCGTGCGCACGCTGGTGGCGAGCGGCTGGCGCTGCGTGGTGACCGGGCGGCGCAAGGAACGGCTCGACGCACTGGTGGAGGAGCTTGGCGCGGACAAGGTCCATGCGGCCTGCTTCGACGTGCGTGATACCGACGCGATGGATGCCGCCCTCGCCGCTCTGCCCGAAGCGTTCGCGGGCATCGATCTGCTGGTGAACAATGCCGGCCTCGCGCAGGGTCTCTCGCCCGCGCACGAAGCCAGCCTCGACGACTGGCAGACCATGATCGACACCAATGTGACGGCCATGGTGGTGCTGACGCGCAAGCTGCTGCCCACGCTGATCGAGCGCAAAGGCGCGATCATCGCCATCGGTTCGGTCGCGGGGAGCTACATTTACCCCGGCGGTAACGTCTATGCGGGCTCCAAGGCCTTCGTGAACCACTTCACGCTCGCTTTGCGCGCCGATCTGCATGGCACGGGCGTGCGCGTGACGAGCATCGAGCCTGGCATGGTCGAGACCGAATTCACGCTGGTGCGCACCGGCAGCCAGGAGGCGTCCGACGATCTCTATCGCGGTGCCGACCCGATGACCGGGCAGGACATTGCCGATACGATCCGCTGGATCGCCGAACTGCCCCCGCATCTCAATATCAACCGGCTCGAACTTATGCCGGTAAACCAGGATTTCGCCGGCTTCCGCGTCGCGCGCGAACACCACTAA
- the pheT gene encoding phenylalanine--tRNA ligase subunit beta, with translation MKFSLEWLKYFLDTDASVADIAAALNRIGHEVEGIEDPADRLAGFRVAKVLTADKHPDADKLQVLTVDTGEGDPLQVVCGAPNARAGMKGVLGLPGAVVPANGMELRKSAIRGVESNGMMCSVRELELGEEHDGIIELPEDARIGQTFAEYHDASPVFDVAITPNRPDCMGVQGIARDLAAAGLGTFKPVEVSEIEARDPCPVEIRTDDAEGCPAFYGRVIRGVDNTKPSPEWMQRRLIAAGQRPISALVDATNYLMLAFGRPAHVYDLAKLSGPVVARRARNGETVEALNEKTYTLDETMTVIADDNGVHDIAGIMGGEHSGATEATTDVLLEIAYFDPERIGVTGRELGLASDARTRFERGVDPDFLDDGLAILTSLILKTCGGTPTEVARAGEVPAEPKVIAFDPHLTSHLGGIDVAQDEQRAILEALDFQVGEDWQVTCPLRRHDIEGPADLVEEVVRIHGLDHVESVALPRVEGVARPTASPLQKQERKLRRAAAARGLNEAVTWSFLPTSEAEYFADGAQLWVLDNPISEDMKAMRPSLIPGLLSAAKRNADRSADGSRLFEIGRRYFRGKDGASDEKPTLGVVLAGNKASRGWANGKAQGFDAYDAKAEAVALLEAAGAPVANLMVMGEAGDQFHPGQSATLRLGPKNVLARFGALHPKTLKAFDVAGPVMAVEIFLDSIPAKKGAGFARAHYAPPALQSVTRDFAFLVPADLAAGDLVKAVRGADKKAIVEARVFDVFEGQGVPEGQKSVAVEVRLQPGEKSFTDAEIKAISDKVVASAARQGAELRG, from the coding sequence ATGAAGTTCTCGCTCGAATGGCTGAAATACTTCCTCGACACCGATGCGAGCGTGGCGGACATCGCTGCCGCGCTCAACCGGATCGGCCACGAGGTCGAAGGCATCGAGGATCCGGCGGACAGGCTGGCCGGTTTCCGCGTTGCCAAGGTGCTGACCGCCGACAAGCATCCCGATGCCGACAAGCTGCAGGTGCTGACCGTCGATACGGGCGAGGGCGATCCGCTGCAGGTTGTCTGCGGCGCGCCCAATGCGCGTGCGGGGATGAAGGGTGTGCTGGGCCTGCCCGGCGCGGTCGTCCCGGCCAATGGCATGGAGCTGCGCAAGAGCGCGATCCGCGGTGTCGAATCGAACGGCATGATGTGCTCGGTGCGCGAGCTCGAACTGGGCGAGGAGCACGATGGCATCATCGAGCTGCCCGAGGATGCCCGGATCGGCCAGACCTTCGCCGAATATCACGATGCCTCACCGGTGTTCGATGTAGCGATCACGCCCAACCGCCCCGATTGCATGGGCGTTCAGGGCATCGCGCGCGACCTCGCGGCGGCGGGCCTCGGTACATTCAAGCCGGTCGAGGTTTCCGAAATAGAGGCGCGCGATCCGTGCCCCGTCGAAATCCGCACCGACGATGCGGAAGGCTGCCCAGCTTTCTACGGCCGCGTCATCCGCGGCGTCGACAATACCAAGCCTTCGCCCGAATGGATGCAGCGCCGCCTGATCGCGGCGGGTCAGCGGCCGATTTCGGCGCTGGTCGATGCGACCAACTACCTCATGCTCGCCTTCGGGCGTCCGGCGCATGTCTATGACCTCGCCAAGCTGTCGGGTCCCGTTGTGGCGCGGCGCGCAAGGAACGGCGAGACAGTCGAGGCGCTCAACGAGAAGACCTACACGCTCGACGAGACCATGACCGTGATCGCCGACGACAACGGTGTGCACGACATCGCCGGCATCATGGGCGGCGAGCATTCGGGCGCGACCGAGGCGACGACCGACGTGTTGCTCGAAATCGCCTATTTCGACCCCGAGCGGATCGGCGTGACCGGCCGCGAGCTTGGCCTCGCCTCGGACGCACGCACACGCTTCGAGCGTGGTGTGGATCCGGACTTCCTCGACGATGGACTCGCGATCCTGACTTCGCTGATCCTCAAGACCTGCGGCGGCACGCCCACTGAGGTCGCGCGGGCGGGCGAGGTCCCGGCCGAGCCGAAGGTCATCGCCTTCGACCCGCACCTCACCTCGCACCTCGGCGGGATCGATGTGGCGCAGGACGAGCAGCGCGCGATCCTCGAAGCGCTCGATTTCCAGGTCGGCGAGGACTGGCAGGTTACCTGCCCCCTGCGCCGCCACGACATCGAAGGCCCTGCCGACCTCGTCGAGGAAGTGGTGCGCATCCACGGGCTCGACCATGTGGAGAGCGTGGCGCTGCCGCGAGTCGAAGGCGTGGCTCGTCCGACCGCCAGCCCGCTGCAGAAGCAGGAGCGCAAGCTCCGCCGTGCGGCGGCAGCGCGCGGTCTCAACGAGGCGGTGACCTGGTCCTTCCTGCCCACATCCGAAGCGGAGTATTTCGCCGATGGTGCGCAGCTATGGGTGCTCGACAACCCGATCAGCGAAGACATGAAGGCGATGCGCCCCTCGCTCATTCCTGGTTTGCTTTCGGCGGCAAAGCGCAACGCCGATCGCAGCGCGGATGGCAGCCGCCTGTTCGAGATCGGACGCCGCTATTTCCGCGGTAAGGATGGTGCCAGCGACGAGAAACCGACGCTCGGCGTGGTGCTCGCGGGTAACAAGGCTTCGCGCGGCTGGGCCAATGGCAAGGCGCAGGGCTTCGATGCGTATGACGCCAAGGCCGAGGCCGTCGCATTGCTCGAAGCCGCCGGTGCGCCGGTAGCAAACCTCATGGTGATGGGCGAGGCGGGCGACCAGTTCCACCCAGGCCAGTCGGCCACGCTGCGCCTCGGCCCCAAGAACGTGCTGGCCCGCTTCGGCGCGCTGCATCCCAAGACGCTCAAGGCCTTCGACGTCGCTGGTCCGGTGATGGCGGTCGAGATATTCCTCGATTCAATCCCGGCGAAAAAGGGGGCTGGCTTCGCGCGCGCCCACTACGCGCCGCCCGCGCTTCAGTCTGTCACGCGCGATTTCGCCTTCCTCGTCCCCGCCGATCTCGCGGCGGGCGACCTCGTGAAGGCGGTGCGTGGCGCAGATAAGAAGGCGATCGTCGAGGCGCGCGTGTTCGACGTGTTCGAAGGACAGGGCGTGCCCGAAGGCCAGAAGTCGGTTGCGGTCGAAGTCAGGCTCCAGCCGGGTGAAAAGAGCTTCACCGATGCCGAGATCAAGGCGATCTCGGACAAGGTGGTCGCGAGCGCCGCCAGGCAGGGTGCGGAGTTGCGCGGATGA
- a CDS encoding pyridoxamine 5'-phosphate oxidase family protein, with protein sequence MAEFFDRLADDHVAMLAKQPVFFVATAASDGRINLSPKGYDAFRVLGPNRVAYLDLAGSGNETHAHLTVDGRITIMVCNFEQPALILRLYGTGKPVLPQDHGWEELAAHFKLLPGTRQIFDIAVDSVQTSCGWGVPFMEFERERDTLVKYYAGRDPEEFVAKRRSRDRSIDGIPTRPTDRYFAGD encoded by the coding sequence ATGGCGGAATTCTTCGACCGGCTAGCCGATGACCATGTCGCCATGCTGGCAAAGCAGCCGGTCTTCTTCGTCGCCACCGCGGCGAGTGACGGACGGATCAATCTGAGCCCGAAGGGTTATGACGCGTTTCGCGTACTCGGGCCCAACCGTGTGGCCTATCTCGATCTGGCCGGGTCGGGGAACGAAACGCATGCCCATCTCACAGTGGACGGGCGCATCACGATCATGGTTTGCAATTTCGAACAGCCGGCTCTTATCTTGCGGCTGTACGGGACGGGCAAACCGGTCTTGCCGCAGGACCACGGTTGGGAAGAACTCGCGGCGCATTTCAAACTGCTGCCGGGCACAAGGCAGATTTTCGATATCGCAGTGGACAGCGTGCAGACCAGTTGTGGCTGGGGTGTGCCGTTCATGGAATTTGAGCGGGAGCGGGATACGCTGGTCAAATACTACGCAGGGCGCGATCCGGAGGAATTCGTGGCCAAGCGGCGGTCACGTGATCGCAGTATCGACGGTATCCCTACCAGGCCGACCGACCGCTACTTTGCTGGCGATTGA
- a CDS encoding endonuclease/exonuclease/phosphatase family protein → MRLTFASYNIHKAVGLDRKRDPERILSVLHEIDADIIALQEADRRIGQRASVLPRAEIDDTHWRVVEVAKRPRSIGWHGNALLVRRDMDVLDGEALDLPTLEPRGAACGELMVEGHRLRVIGTHLDLSGLRRRDQIRSLLEFCNGCERDLPTVIMGDFNQWGRRTGAMREFAEGWHVVTPGRSYPSRQPVATLDRIVASSHWDCVEAQVHHTGLSAVASDHLPVIATLDLIKK, encoded by the coding sequence GTGCGCCTGACTTTCGCCAGTTACAACATCCACAAGGCAGTCGGGCTGGACCGCAAGCGCGATCCCGAGCGCATTCTCAGCGTGCTTCACGAGATCGATGCCGATATCATCGCGTTGCAAGAGGCGGATCGCCGGATCGGGCAGCGCGCCAGCGTGCTTCCGCGCGCCGAGATCGACGATACCCATTGGCGCGTCGTCGAAGTGGCCAAACGCCCGCGCAGCATTGGCTGGCACGGCAATGCGCTGCTGGTGCGGCGCGACATGGATGTCTTGGACGGTGAAGCGCTCGATCTGCCGACGCTCGAACCGCGCGGCGCGGCCTGCGGCGAGCTAATGGTCGAGGGGCACCGGCTGCGTGTCATCGGTACGCATCTCGACCTGTCGGGTCTGCGCCGCCGCGACCAGATCCGGTCGCTGCTCGAATTCTGCAATGGCTGCGAACGCGATCTGCCGACCGTCATCATGGGCGATTTCAATCAGTGGGGAAGGCGCACCGGGGCCATGCGCGAATTTGCCGAAGGCTGGCATGTTGTCACGCCCGGCCGAAGCTATCCCAGCCGCCAGCCTGTTGCCACGCTCGACCGGATCGTGGCCAGCAGCCACTGGGACTGCGTCGAGGCGCAGGTCCATCACACCGGTCTGTCGGCGGTAGCATCGGACCACCTGCCCGTAATTGCCACGCTGGACTTGATTAAAAAATAG
- a CDS encoding P-II family nitrogen regulator, producing MKFIIAVIKPFKLDEVREALGDIGVAGMTVTEVKGFGRQKGQTEIYRGAEYSTNMLPKVKLEIAASDDLAPQVVETIQQTASTEAIGDGKIFVFDLASATRIRTGETGDTAL from the coding sequence GTGAAATTCATCATCGCTGTCATCAAGCCATTCAAGCTCGACGAGGTGCGCGAAGCGCTCGGCGACATCGGAGTGGCCGGGATGACCGTTACCGAAGTCAAGGGATTCGGCCGCCAGAAGGGCCAGACCGAAATCTATCGCGGCGCCGAATACTCGACCAACATGCTGCCCAAGGTGAAGCTCGAGATTGCCGCGAGCGACGACCTCGCCCCGCAAGTGGTCGAGACGATCCAGCAGACCGCCAGCACCGAAGCCATCGGCGACGGCAAGATCTTCGTATTCGACCTCGCCAGCGCCACCCGCATTCGCACCGGCGAAACCGGCGACACCGCGCTCTGA